In Bifidobacterium sp. ESL0775, the following are encoded in one genomic region:
- a CDS encoding type II toxin-antitoxin system RelB/DinJ family antitoxin has product MSSATIAVRTDPEVKKEAQEVLKSIGLDMSGAINIFLRQVISDQGLPFRPKRDAFETRVQKAMNSGTRTFDNVDDLMDELRNA; this is encoded by the coding sequence ATGAGCAGCGCAACCATCGCAGTACGTACCGATCCGGAAGTCAAGAAGGAAGCACAGGAAGTGCTGAAAAGCATCGGCCTTGATATGAGCGGCGCCATCAACATCTTCCTTCGCCAAGTCATCAGCGACCAAGGCCTCCCCTTTCGCCCCAAGCGCGACGCTTTCGAAACCCGAGTACAAAAAGCAATGAACAGCGGCACCCGTACTTTCGACAACGTCGACGATCTCATGGATGAGTTACGGAATGCTTAG
- a CDS encoding type II toxin-antitoxin system YafQ family toxin has product MSYGMLSHIKRTGTFLKDVKRLKRKHFDLDKLDYVIKLLMDQDTVTLIHQYDDHALKGNLHTLRELHIQPDWLLVYQIEHGTLTLVLVETGSHKQLLGK; this is encoded by the coding sequence ATGAGTTACGGAATGCTTAGCCACATCAAACGAACCGGGACATTCCTCAAGGATGTCAAACGACTCAAGCGGAAACATTTTGACCTCGACAAGCTCGATTATGTCATCAAACTGTTGATGGACCAGGACACCGTCACTCTGATCCATCAATATGATGACCATGCTCTAAAAGGCAACCTCCACACATTGCGCGAACTCCATATACAGCCCGATTGGCTTCTGGTATATCAAATCGAGCATGGTACATTAACACTCGTTCTCGTAGAAACAGGTAGCCACAAGCAGTTGCTAGGCAAATAG
- the gndA gene encoding NADP-dependent phosphogluconate dehydrogenase produces MTEAIANIGVVGLAAMGSNLARNLARHGNTVALYNRHYERTEKLMKEHGDEGKFVPAKTIDEFVASLTKPRTAIILVKAGAPTDAMIEALADAMDPGDIIVDGGNAYFKDTIRREKEIRARGLHFVGCGVSGGEEGALNGPAMMPGGTDESWKTLGPILKSIAAQAEGEPCVTHIGENGAGHFVKMVHNGIEYADMQLIAESYDLMRRGMGMTPEEIGDVFEEWDKTELNSYLIDITADLLHEKDKKTGKPLVDVIVDQAGMKGTGTWTVQTALELGTPVTAIAEGVFARALSSQVELREGASKQDLTGPSAKIEFANDAERMAFIEDIRQALYASKIVAYAQGFNEISDGAKEYNWKIDLAAVARIWRGGCIIRAQFLNVVSDAFESGEADVSLLFAPYFKSAIEKAQDSWRRVVAKAATCGIPAPVFSTSLSYYDGLRSKRLPAAVIQAQRDYFGAHTYGRVDEPGAFHTFWAEKNRHEEKMSD; encoded by the coding sequence ATGACGGAAGCTATTGCAAATATTGGAGTCGTCGGACTGGCGGCCATGGGCTCGAACCTCGCGCGGAACCTTGCGCGCCACGGCAACACGGTGGCCCTTTACAACCGCCACTATGAGCGTACCGAAAAGCTCATGAAGGAACACGGCGACGAGGGCAAATTCGTGCCCGCCAAGACCATCGACGAGTTCGTGGCGTCACTGACCAAGCCGCGCACGGCCATCATCCTGGTCAAGGCCGGGGCCCCGACCGACGCGATGATCGAGGCGCTCGCCGACGCCATGGATCCGGGCGACATCATCGTCGACGGCGGCAATGCCTACTTCAAGGACACCATCCGTCGTGAGAAGGAAATCCGCGCCCGTGGCCTGCACTTTGTCGGCTGCGGTGTTTCCGGTGGCGAAGAGGGCGCCCTGAACGGCCCGGCCATGATGCCCGGCGGCACCGACGAGTCCTGGAAGACCCTCGGCCCAATCCTCAAGTCCATCGCCGCGCAGGCGGAGGGCGAGCCCTGCGTCACCCACATCGGCGAGAACGGCGCCGGCCACTTCGTCAAGATGGTCCACAACGGCATCGAGTACGCCGACATGCAGCTCATCGCCGAAAGCTACGACCTCATGCGCCGCGGCATGGGCATGACCCCCGAAGAGATCGGCGACGTGTTCGAAGAGTGGGACAAGACCGAGCTTAACTCCTACCTCATCGACATCACCGCCGACCTGCTGCACGAGAAGGACAAGAAGACCGGCAAGCCGCTGGTCGACGTCATCGTCGATCAGGCTGGCATGAAGGGCACCGGCACCTGGACGGTCCAGACCGCCCTCGAGCTCGGCACCCCGGTCACGGCCATCGCCGAAGGCGTGTTCGCGCGCGCCCTCTCCTCTCAGGTCGAATTGCGTGAAGGCGCGTCCAAGCAGGACCTCACCGGTCCCAGCGCCAAGATTGAGTTCGCCAACGATGCGGAACGCATGGCCTTCATCGAGGACATCCGCCAGGCGCTCTACGCCTCAAAGATCGTCGCCTACGCGCAGGGCTTCAACGAGATCAGCGATGGCGCCAAGGAATACAACTGGAAGATCGATCTCGCGGCGGTCGCGCGCATCTGGCGCGGCGGTTGCATCATTCGCGCCCAGTTCCTGAACGTCGTTTCCGACGCGTTCGAGTCCGGCGAGGCCGATGTCTCGCTGCTCTTCGCGCCGTACTTCAAGAGCGCCATCGAGAAGGCGCAGGATTCCTGGCGTCGTGTCGTGGCCAAGGCCGCGACCTGCGGCATTCCCGCACCGGTCTTCTCGACCTCGCTTTCCTACTACGACGGCCTGCGCTCCAAGCGCCTGCCTGCCGCCGTCATCCAGGCCCAGCGCGACTACTTCGGCGCCCACACCTACGGCCGCGTCGACGAGCCCGGCGCTTTCCACACCTTCTGGGCTGAAAAGAACCGCCACGAGGAAAAGATGTCCGACTGA
- a CDS encoding DUF262 domain-containing protein codes for MSSIKNVRMNGLDLSPDYQRGYIWSNEYKDQLILSIILNYPIGNIVINNLDHPNARNARQELVDGKQRLTTILRFMEGGNVGQWIEGDDDWYKLSKKTSDQAKPIIEKIVGESDSAGIEKMNRVSRLSFKDLPASIQMNFNSYSIPVYTMQAADPAQIRDYFKVLQNQEKLRAGEIINALPDNPMSQYFDRIPAQRFMQRIGCKFKRAELEKVYYSVLGTWFGKLQLNSSDKNVISFVENMRSLTDEQIQSIETLDEGIAAIANLPVQISHPRSSKRMLKLLFGLVLEQPGFFSGPDVLSKVEHIGELSAKLAAFNSSESDEVAFAKYFGDEYKSNEESFKEDRAPLYRLIFSATTRSTPKNEFKRVMTMLQLLMEQSFKAAHDFYLETLTA; via the coding sequence ATGTCGTCTATCAAAAACGTGCGTATGAATGGCCTGGATCTCTCTCCGGATTATCAGCGTGGTTACATCTGGTCCAATGAATACAAGGATCAACTCATTCTGAGCATTATCTTGAACTACCCAATCGGCAACATCGTCATCAATAACCTCGACCACCCCAATGCCAGAAATGCCAGGCAGGAGTTGGTGGATGGCAAGCAACGTCTGACCACCATCCTGCGTTTCATGGAAGGGGGGAACGTCGGGCAATGGATTGAAGGCGATGACGACTGGTACAAGCTCAGCAAGAAAACCTCGGATCAGGCCAAGCCCATCATCGAGAAAATCGTGGGCGAATCCGATTCTGCGGGCATCGAGAAAATGAACCGGGTGAGCCGTTTGTCCTTTAAGGATTTGCCGGCAAGCATCCAAATGAATTTCAATTCGTATAGCATCCCGGTCTACACGATGCAGGCCGCTGATCCCGCGCAGATTCGTGATTATTTCAAGGTGTTGCAGAATCAGGAGAAATTGCGCGCCGGCGAAATCATCAATGCGTTGCCGGATAACCCAATGAGCCAATACTTTGATCGGATTCCGGCACAGCGTTTCATGCAACGGATTGGTTGCAAGTTCAAGCGCGCTGAACTGGAGAAAGTCTACTATTCCGTTTTGGGCACTTGGTTCGGCAAGCTGCAGCTCAATTCTTCGGACAAGAACGTGATCTCGTTCGTCGAGAATATGAGATCGTTGACGGATGAGCAGATTCAATCCATCGAGACCCTCGATGAGGGCATTGCCGCCATCGCCAATCTTCCGGTTCAGATTTCACATCCTCGCAGCAGCAAGCGCATGCTCAAGCTGCTTTTCGGCCTGGTGTTGGAACAGCCGGGATTCTTCTCGGGGCCGGATGTGCTCTCCAAGGTCGAGCATATTGGTGAGTTGTCGGCCAAATTGGCCGCTTTCAACTCGAGCGAGTCCGACGAGGTCGCCTTTGCCAAATATTTCGGAGACGAATATAAGAGCAATGAGGAATCGTTCAAGGAAGACAGGGCCCCGCTTTATCGGTTGATTTTTTCAGCCACGACGAGAAGCACGCCGAAAAACGAATTCAAACGCGTCATGACCATGCTGCAATTGCTCATGGAACAATCGTTCAAGGCCGCTCATGATTTCTATTTGGAGACACTTACGGCTTGA
- a CDS encoding glucose-6-phosphate dehydrogenase assembly protein OpcA, with translation MIIKMPDTQTNAIARKVDELHQERGEAGNDRVLTLIISTDEQELENALRIANSAGREHPCRVIAIVPNSKELPFCDVDKEPDCYVTDSGEDETDLDAQVRFGADAGAGEVIILRPRGGLCQHTDTLVMPLLVPDAPVVTWWPTNPPANPSQDPLGAMAGSRITDALRSDDPDATFAKLRANWEPKDVDFSWTRLTIWRAMLATTIDQPPHLPIESVKVCGQPDYLPLKLLAAWLALTLKVPVELGYVTGAEAITGVYLNRSDGTIALERPDSREAVISQPGQAPQRVAMPLRSLEDCLSEELRRIDPDEVYADVIRKGWDMIQG, from the coding sequence ATGATCATCAAAATGCCCGATACCCAGACCAACGCCATCGCGCGCAAAGTCGACGAGCTGCACCAGGAGCGCGGCGAGGCCGGCAACGACCGAGTGCTGACGCTGATCATCTCGACGGACGAGCAAGAGCTCGAGAACGCGCTGAGAATCGCCAATTCCGCCGGCCGCGAGCACCCGTGCCGTGTCATCGCCATCGTGCCGAACAGCAAGGAACTGCCGTTCTGTGACGTCGACAAGGAACCGGATTGCTACGTCACCGATTCCGGCGAGGATGAGACCGATTTGGACGCCCAGGTTCGCTTTGGTGCGGACGCTGGTGCGGGTGAGGTCATCATCCTGCGTCCACGCGGTGGGCTTTGCCAGCACACCGATACGCTGGTCATGCCGCTGCTGGTGCCGGATGCGCCCGTGGTCACTTGGTGGCCGACCAACCCGCCCGCCAACCCGTCGCAGGACCCGCTGGGCGCGATGGCCGGAAGCCGCATCACCGACGCGTTGCGTTCCGACGACCCCGATGCGACCTTTGCCAAACTTCGCGCCAATTGGGAGCCGAAGGACGTCGATTTCTCATGGACGCGCTTGACCATCTGGCGCGCGATGCTCGCCACCACCATCGACCAGCCGCCGCACCTGCCGATCGAAAGCGTCAAAGTTTGCGGACAGCCCGATTACCTGCCGCTGAAGCTATTGGCCGCATGGCTTGCGCTGACGTTGAAGGTTCCAGTGGAACTTGGCTATGTCACCGGAGCTGAGGCGATTACCGGCGTCTATCTGAACCGTTCGGACGGCACGATCGCGCTGGAACGTCCCGATTCGCGCGAGGCTGTCATCAGCCAGCCAGGCCAGGCACCGCAAAGGGTCGCCATGCCGTTGCGTTCGCTCGAGGACTGCCTGAGCGAGGAACTACGCCGCATCGACCCGGACGAGGTCTACGCCGACGTGATCCGCAAAGGCTGGGACATGATCCAAGGCTGA
- the nrdF gene encoding class 1b ribonucleoside-diphosphate reductase subunit beta, which yields MMADSLTPPQWSTAFAKGVDPKSMRIRPVNWNNIQDDKDLEVWNRLIANFWLPEKVPLSNDIPSWRSLTEHERQTTVRVFTGLTTLDTEQATVGELVQIPDALTEHEQAIYTNIAFMQSVHARSYSSIFSTLCSSEQIDEAYRWAVGNDLVQERVRIVMEQYQSDDPLKRKVAAVMLSSLLLYAGFYLPLYFSSRAKLMNTADMIRLILRDKAIHGYYSGYKYQRHLEHRTAADQEMLKKYTDDLLNQLYELEVKYSDQVYEGFDFIDDVQAFVRYNANKTLMNLGYEAKFSAAETKVSPEIIAALSPSADENHDFFSGSGSSYVIGNAEATDDDDWDF from the coding sequence ATGATGGCCGATTCGCTGACACCTCCGCAGTGGTCGACGGCCTTCGCGAAGGGCGTGGATCCGAAGTCCATGCGCATCCGCCCCGTCAACTGGAACAACATCCAGGACGACAAGGACCTCGAGGTCTGGAATCGCCTCATCGCCAACTTCTGGCTGCCCGAGAAGGTGCCGCTGTCCAACGACATCCCTTCCTGGCGTTCTTTGACCGAGCACGAGCGTCAGACCACCGTGCGCGTTTTCACCGGGCTGACCACGCTCGACACCGAGCAGGCCACCGTGGGCGAACTCGTCCAGATTCCGGATGCGCTGACCGAGCACGAGCAGGCCATCTACACCAACATCGCCTTCATGCAGTCGGTGCACGCCCGCTCCTACTCCTCTATATTCTCCACCCTTTGCTCTTCCGAACAGATTGACGAGGCCTACCGCTGGGCTGTGGGCAACGACCTGGTGCAGGAGCGCGTGCGCATCGTCATGGAGCAGTACCAGTCCGACGATCCCTTGAAGCGCAAGGTCGCGGCCGTCATGCTTTCCTCGCTGTTGCTCTACGCGGGCTTCTACCTGCCGCTTTACTTCTCCAGCCGTGCGAAGCTGATGAACACGGCCGACATGATCCGCCTCATCCTGCGCGACAAGGCCATCCACGGCTACTATTCCGGCTACAAGTACCAGCGCCACCTCGAGCACCGCACCGCCGCCGATCAGGAGATGCTCAAAAAGTATACCGACGACTTGCTGAACCAGCTTTACGAGCTGGAAGTCAAGTATTCCGACCAGGTCTACGAAGGCTTCGATTTCATCGACGATGTGCAGGCGTTCGTGCGCTACAACGCCAACAAGACGCTGATGAACCTCGGCTACGAGGCCAAGTTCAGCGCCGCCGAGACCAAGGTGAGCCCTGAGATCATCGCCGCGCTCTCCCCCTCGGCCGACGAGAACCACGACTTCTTCTCCGGTTCGGGCTCCTCCTATGTTATCGGCAACGCCGAGGCCACCGATGACGACGATTGGGACTTCTGA
- a CDS encoding tyrosine-protein phosphatase: MTALDENNATSNSNDDSGDITGTGYLDYRPAGDGAGVEIDGVPNSRGIGGYPTADGRKLRDGLFFRTAGLNFLGEHGVDDLRRLGIKEVVDLRDPLEVQEWPYTLPDDIHVDRVPLLKTSMTEQGGMKEMAKGIDMSEMYHDIVFGSAEQIVLILRKLLREDGHPMLIHCTAGKDRTGITAGILMSLLGVSDDMVVSCYAQSGANLGAAFKKAVLKGLTNDEKGVGQITAAQTAMLASPPELMRGVLAGIKDEYGSVEQYCLQNGMSDDEAAGLRALFVE, translated from the coding sequence ATGACGGCTTTAGACGAAAATAATGCGACCTCGAATAGTAACGATGATTCCGGTGATATTACCGGCACCGGGTACCTCGATTATCGGCCGGCTGGCGACGGGGCGGGCGTCGAGATCGACGGCGTGCCCAATTCCCGCGGTATCGGCGGGTATCCGACGGCGGATGGACGCAAGTTGCGCGACGGGCTTTTCTTCCGCACCGCTGGGCTCAATTTCCTGGGCGAGCATGGTGTCGATGACCTGCGCCGGCTTGGTATCAAGGAAGTGGTGGATTTACGCGACCCGCTTGAGGTGCAGGAATGGCCCTACACGCTCCCCGACGACATCCACGTCGACCGCGTCCCGCTGCTGAAGACCTCCATGACCGAGCAGGGCGGCATGAAGGAGATGGCCAAGGGCATCGATATGTCCGAGATGTACCACGACATCGTTTTCGGCTCTGCCGAGCAGATCGTGCTCATCCTGCGCAAGCTGCTGCGCGAGGACGGCCACCCGATGCTCATCCACTGCACCGCAGGCAAGGACCGCACTGGCATCACCGCTGGCATCCTGATGAGCCTGCTCGGTGTGAGCGACGACATGGTCGTCTCCTGCTATGCCCAGTCCGGCGCGAACCTCGGCGCCGCGTTCAAGAAGGCCGTGCTGAAGGGCCTCACCAACGACGAAAAAGGCGTCGGCCAGATCACGGCCGCTCAGACCGCCATGCTCGCCTCGCCGCCGGAACTCATGCGCGGCGTGCTCGCCGGCATCAAGGACGAATATGGCTCGGTCGAGCAATATTGCCTGCAAAACGGCATGAGCGACGACGAGGCGGCCGGGTTGCGTGCCCTGTTCGTCGAATAA
- a CDS encoding 6-phosphogluconolactonase, with protein sequence MINRKLEVYKDAETVAQAAAQRTLLTILDGLSERDSGSAAKPLRERYDVALTGGSDILKALTYMASNPLADAIDFNRVHFWWGDDRFVAATDEDRSSYQARKRFLNKLVGDGRLPEGNIHEIAADTRAPEQVAAASDAENSELLAKVAADYEAELFRELGRQDQLSANEVVGVKNSRNTSGNTEVNTADDVDRGTPESDLADNNKPATTLPTMDLLILGMGPDGHFASLFPSHDGIKMNDPRRLAVGVSHSPKMPPLRVSMTASMLARSRRTWMLTCGAGKADATAHVFAQTNNPAYPASFATGTDEFVWFTTPDAVTQL encoded by the coding sequence ATGATCAATCGAAAACTTGAAGTCTATAAAGACGCGGAAACCGTGGCCCAGGCGGCGGCGCAACGCACATTGCTCACTATCTTGGATGGGCTGAGCGAGCGAGACAGCGGTTCGGCGGCGAAGCCGTTGCGCGAGCGCTACGATGTTGCGTTGACCGGCGGCTCGGACATCCTGAAGGCGCTGACTTATATGGCCTCGAATCCGTTGGCCGATGCCATCGATTTCAACCGCGTGCACTTCTGGTGGGGCGACGACCGTTTCGTCGCCGCGACCGATGAGGACCGCAGCTCATATCAGGCTCGCAAGCGTTTCCTCAACAAGCTGGTCGGGGATGGCCGTCTACCAGAAGGCAACATCCATGAGATAGCCGCGGACACGCGCGCACCCGAACAGGTCGCCGCCGCCAGCGATGCCGAAAATAGCGAGCTGTTGGCCAAAGTCGCTGCGGATTATGAAGCCGAGCTGTTCCGGGAATTGGGCAGACAAGACCAGCTTTCAGCAAATGAAGTAGTCGGTGTCAAAAATTCGCGTAATACAAGCGGCAACACTGAAGTCAATACGGCCGATGACGTCGACAGAGGTACCCCGGAAAGCGACCTAGCCGACAACAACAAACCGGCAACCACGCTGCCCACAATGGACCTGCTGATCCTCGGCATGGGACCAGACGGCCACTTCGCGTCGCTGTTCCCGAGTCATGACGGAATCAAAATGAACGACCCGCGCCGCCTGGCCGTAGGCGTCTCGCACTCTCCAAAGATGCCGCCGTTGCGCGTCTCGATGACCGCGTCGATGCTCGCCCGCAGCCGTCGCACCTGGATGCTCACCTGCGGAGCCGGAAAGGCTGACGCCACCGCCCACGTTTTCGCGCAGACCAACAATCCCGCCTACCCGGCCAGCTTCGCCACGGGAACCGACGAATTCGTCTGGTTCACCACGCCCGATGCGGTGACCCAACTCTAA
- a CDS encoding 2,3-butanediol dehydrogenase → MMRAVRIYGQEDVRVEDVAIADPKPDQVQIKVKNCGICGSDLHAYAEGWGLPTQPHPLTGKTVPITLGHEFSGEVVKVGSAVTDLKVGDGIAVEPLLACGKCANCRSGNYNFCDNVVAEDGAGNFLGFSQDGGMAEYANIDDVFAHKLPEGMDYDLGALCEPVSVSYEGIKKVGLRAGQTVAVMGAGPIGLTTALLARIAGATRVYISDVSEVRLAKARELGFTDVLNPAKQDVNAVIRADYPTGVDITFECAGVQATFDTALKVTRRTGKIMLVALFGQPVSVNFTDDAIMQGIDIYTTLCYQNSFDTVLGIINAHQDQFKPVITKKVSLDDAIEGIKALATDKSQVKVMITPEL, encoded by the coding sequence ATGATGAGAGCTGTTCGCATTTACGGTCAGGAAGATGTGCGCGTCGAGGATGTCGCCATTGCGGATCCAAAGCCGGATCAGGTACAGATCAAGGTGAAGAACTGCGGCATTTGCGGCTCGGATCTCCACGCCTACGCAGAAGGCTGGGGCCTGCCGACGCAGCCGCACCCACTGACCGGCAAGACTGTGCCGATCACGCTGGGCCACGAGTTCTCCGGCGAGGTCGTCAAAGTCGGCAGCGCGGTCACCGATCTGAAGGTGGGAGACGGCATCGCCGTCGAGCCGCTGCTGGCTTGCGGCAAGTGCGCCAACTGCCGTTCGGGCAACTACAATTTCTGCGACAACGTCGTGGCCGAGGACGGCGCCGGCAACTTCCTGGGCTTCTCGCAGGATGGCGGCATGGCCGAGTACGCGAACATCGATGACGTCTTCGCCCACAAGCTGCCCGAAGGCATGGATTACGACCTCGGAGCGCTGTGCGAGCCGGTCTCGGTTTCCTACGAAGGCATCAAGAAGGTCGGACTGCGCGCAGGCCAGACCGTCGCGGTGATGGGCGCCGGCCCGATCGGCCTGACCACCGCACTGCTCGCCCGCATCGCAGGCGCGACTCGCGTCTACATCTCCGACGTTTCCGAAGTCCGCCTGGCCAAGGCCCGCGAGCTCGGCTTCACCGACGTGCTCAACCCGGCCAAGCAGGACGTCAACGCGGTCATTCGCGCCGACTACCCCACCGGCGTGGACATCACTTTCGAGTGCGCCGGCGTGCAGGCCACGTTCGACACCGCGCTCAAGGTCACCCGCCGCACCGGCAAGATCATGCTCGTCGCCCTGTTCGGCCAGCCCGTCTCCGTCAACTTCACCGATGACGCGATCATGCAGGGCATCGACATCTACACCACGCTGTGCTACCAGAACAGCTTCGACACCGTCCTCGGCATCATTAACGCCCATCAGGACCAGTTCAAGCCGGTCATCACCAAGAAGGTCAGCCTCGACGACGCCATCGAGGGCATCAAGGCCCTGGCCACCGACAAGTCCCAGGTCAAGGTGATGATCACCCCGGAACTCTAA
- the zwf gene encoding glucose-6-phosphate dehydrogenase: MSEQNTWVNPLRDPRDLRLPRIAGPCSLVIFGVTGDLAKKKLQPAIYDLANRGLLPPSFGLIGFGRRPWSNEEFANFVKENVKAHCRTPFRESTWANLAKGMRFVQGTFDDKAAFDRLSQTVKELDRDRGTRGNHAFYMSVPPSAFPIVSKQLADSGLAKSNDDAWRRVIIEKPFGHDLESAKELDRVVSEVFDPSSVFRIDHYLGKETVQNMLALRFANSMFEPIWNSNYVDHVQITMAEDIGIGGRAGYYDGIGAARDVIQNHLLQLMALTAMEEPVSFAASDLTAEKTKVLSAVRLPGDLGAYTARGQYAAGWQGSQEVCGYLDEKGIDKSSTTETYAAITLDVDTRRWAGVPFYLRTGKRLGKRVTEIAVVFKRAPHLPFEQTAVRELGNNAIVIRVQPNEGVTMRFGAKVPGATAMEVRDVSMDFSYGQNFTENSPEAYERLILDVLLGDPPLFPTTKEVDLSWQILDPIEEFWSTLGQPQPYRAGTWGPKEADEMLARDGRHWRMP, encoded by the coding sequence ATGAGTGAACAAAATACTTGGGTGAACCCTCTGCGCGATCCGCGAGACCTGCGGCTGCCACGCATTGCCGGACCCTGCAGCCTGGTGATTTTCGGCGTCACCGGCGATTTGGCGAAAAAGAAACTGCAGCCGGCCATTTACGATCTGGCCAATCGCGGTTTGCTGCCGCCGAGCTTCGGGCTCATCGGCTTTGGCAGACGTCCGTGGAGCAACGAGGAATTCGCCAATTTCGTCAAGGAAAACGTGAAGGCCCACTGCCGCACGCCGTTCCGCGAATCGACCTGGGCCAATCTGGCCAAGGGAATGCGTTTCGTACAGGGCACGTTTGACGACAAGGCGGCCTTCGACCGCCTGAGCCAGACGGTCAAGGAGCTCGACCGCGACCGCGGCACCCGCGGCAACCATGCGTTCTACATGTCCGTGCCGCCGAGCGCTTTCCCCATCGTCTCCAAGCAACTGGCCGATTCCGGGCTGGCGAAGTCCAACGACGATGCATGGCGCCGCGTCATCATCGAGAAGCCGTTCGGTCACGATCTCGAAAGCGCGAAGGAACTCGACCGCGTGGTCTCGGAGGTCTTCGACCCAAGCTCGGTCTTCCGCATCGACCACTACCTCGGCAAGGAAACCGTGCAGAACATGCTGGCGCTGCGGTTCGCCAACTCCATGTTCGAGCCGATCTGGAACTCCAACTACGTCGACCATGTGCAGATCACGATGGCCGAAGACATCGGCATCGGCGGCCGCGCCGGATATTATGACGGCATCGGCGCTGCACGAGACGTAATACAAAACCATTTGCTGCAACTGATGGCCCTGACCGCGATGGAGGAGCCGGTGAGCTTCGCCGCTTCCGACCTCACGGCCGAAAAGACAAAAGTGCTTTCCGCCGTCCGCCTGCCTGGTGACCTCGGAGCCTATACCGCCCGCGGCCAGTACGCCGCCGGTTGGCAGGGTTCGCAGGAAGTCTGCGGCTACCTCGACGAAAAAGGCATCGACAAGTCCAGCACGACCGAGACCTACGCCGCCATCACGCTTGACGTCGATACGCGACGTTGGGCCGGAGTGCCGTTCTACCTGCGTACCGGAAAGCGCCTGGGCAAGCGTGTCACGGAAATCGCCGTGGTCTTCAAGCGCGCCCCGCATCTGCCCTTCGAGCAGACCGCCGTGCGCGAGCTTGGCAACAACGCCATCGTCATCCGCGTGCAGCCCAACGAAGGCGTCACCATGCGCTTCGGCGCGAAGGTGCCGGGAGCCACCGCCATGGAGGTCCGCGACGTGTCGATGGACTTCAGCTACGGCCAAAACTTCACCGAAAACTCGCCCGAGGCTTACGAACGGTTGATTTTGGACGTGCTGCTCGGCGATCCGCCGCTCTTCCCGACCACCAAAGAGGTCGACCTGAGCTGGCAGATCCTGGACCCGATCGAAGAATTCTGGTCCACGCTCGGCCAGCCACAGCCTTACCGCGCCGGTACGTGGGGGCCAAAGGAAGCCGACGAAATGCTCGCACGCGACGGACGCCATTGGAGGATGCCATGA